In a single window of the Drosophila albomicans strain 15112-1751.03 chromosome 3, ASM965048v2, whole genome shotgun sequence genome:
- the LOC117566495 gene encoding uncharacterized protein LOC117566495 — MHFSPHFVCSDVVYSTPMSPFSHRYQTYCQEEVKADVKPSVSFYIHCENARQEHYPRYVVNYRRKFCERSTKLKRQAVEERRQLFLNDRVECLKQQGDRVRQVVADYHAKHMENWLKTREHLASDMEEHRQRRERHLIERLETLRRHNEQVKSRCELLRYGNYLRRIARQHEVRRKRRSIF; from the coding sequence atgcaCTTTAGTCCACATTTCGTGTGCTCAGATGTCGTCTATTCAACTCCTATGTCGCCATTCTCTCACAGATATCAGACTTATTGTCAGGAAGAAGTCAAAGCAGATGTAAAACCCAGCGTATCTTTCTATATTCACTGTGAAAATGCGCGGCAAGAACACTATCCCAGATATGTGGTCAACTATCGACGCAAATTCTGTGAACGTAGTACCAAATTAAAGAGGCAAGCTGTCGAGGAGCGTCGGCAGCTTTTCCTAAACGATCGCGTCGAATGCCTCAAGCAGCAAGGGGATAGAGTGAGGCAAGTGGTTGCTGATTACCACGCGAAACACATGGAGAACTGGCTCAAAACGAGGGAGCACTTGGCCAGTGATATGGAGGAGCATCGACAACGGCGTGAGCGGCATTTAATCGAGCGCCTGGAGACGCTGAGAAGGCACAACGAGCAGGTGAAGAGTCGCTGCGAGTTGCTGCGATACGGAAACTATCTGCGACGCATAGCACGACAGCATGAGGTTAGACGGAAACGCAGAAGTATCTTTTAG